From Rutidosis leptorrhynchoides isolate AG116_Rl617_1_P2 chromosome 3, CSIRO_AGI_Rlap_v1, whole genome shotgun sequence, a single genomic window includes:
- the LOC139899834 gene encoding uncharacterized protein yields MLETDQTCRVKDRVRWTAGGCNLQWLWSRDPVGRTRGELDYLTDLLNSFVMLGGSQDTWCWKFSTKGDFTTKKLASLIDEKTILDTRTRPETLKNSLVPGKIEIFIWRALRKRLATRVDLDIRGVDLHSVRCPLCDDGLETTDHALFLCIHSFEVWERVYKWWGLGPVSNISINEACRGKSNTPFSRFGVLLWQALEWVCSYLIWRNRNLKVFSNKCWTGPTALMEIQLKSFECITPRLKKSKIEWTRWLSNPLVYAL; encoded by the coding sequence ATGCTGGAAACTGATCAGACCTGCAGAGTAAAGGATCGAGTGAGATGGACAGCAGGCGGCTGTAATTTGCAGTGGCTGTGGAGTCGGGATCCCGTTGGACGTACGCGTGGTGAACTCGACTATCTAACAGATTTATTGAATTCTTTTGTTATGCTGGGGGGTTCCCAGGATACTTGGTGTTGGAAGTTTTCGACAAAAGGTGACTTCACTACCAAAAAACTTGCAAGCCTCATTGACGAGAAAACCATCCTTGATACTCGCACCAGGCCTGAAACCTTAAAAAATAGCCTAGTACCGGGGAAGATCGAGATATTTATCTGGCGTGCTCTAAGGAAACGTTTGGCAACTAGAGTGGATCTCGACATTCGTGGAGTTGATTTACACTCCGTGCGATGTCCTCTTTGCGATGATGGGTTAGAAACAACTGATCACGCTCTTTTTCTTTGCATACATTCGTTCGAGGTTTGGGAAAGGGTGTACAAGTGGTGGGGTTTGGGTCCGGTGTCGAATATAAGCATTAATGAAGCATGTCGTGGTAAAAGCAATACTCCTTTTTCTCGGTTCGGCGTTCTTCTTTGGCAAGCTTTGGAATGGGTGTGTTCTTATTTAATATGGAGAAACCGAAATCTAAAAGTCTTCTCAAACAAATGTTGGACTGGTCCTACCGCGTTAATGGAAATACAACTCAAGTCTTTCGAATGCATCACTCCGCGTTTGAAGAAATCGAAGATCGAATGGACTCGGTGGCTATCCAACCCCTTGGTCTATGCACTCTGA